One genomic window of Providencia hangzhouensis includes the following:
- the ldtD gene encoding L,D-transpeptidase — MAKRRVRALQVSVICGLMALQFPAFSNEENTQQSVSEVQTVAPVTPTESLVKITQSLPTDVKPIFSTQLAKLYADRQMQLLWQDETAISQFQQQLAELSLAGVQPQFGEWLAILENNQLNELGRDVILSDAMLGYLQYLSSIEASGQYWLYTNRPYKIIAPTTAQMKPWIDAVESNNLSSWVKSQAPNHPMYLPMRKEMLKLLAMPEDNLEIVGTKTLKPGQSSDDVVMLRQILQREGLLEGGNVTEEVAPPETMAQVAELAVEQTVEPTEPSDAPASTVSKVYDQELVDAVKKFQLQYGLEADGVVGKGTRVWLNMQPKQKAGLMALNIQRLRIIPASSGTGILVNIPGYSLDFYLNDEVILDSKVIVGRADRKTPIMSSALNNVVINPPWSVPTSMARKDIAPKGKQDPSYFSRKGYTVYSGWGADSYEINPYAIDWDNITPANFPYRIRQAPGPTNSLGRYKFNMPSSDAIYLHDTPNHSLFNRNARAISSGCVRVNKASELASILLGDAGWEQKRIDGALKEGSTRYVNIPDRIPVFLYYQTAWVDKDQQPQYRADIYQYDNSIDNADKYLPMLKKILH, encoded by the coding sequence ATGGCAAAGAGAAGAGTGCGAGCTCTGCAAGTCTCAGTAATATGCGGGTTGATGGCGTTACAGTTTCCTGCATTTTCAAATGAAGAAAATACGCAGCAAAGTGTTTCTGAAGTTCAAACGGTAGCTCCAGTTACACCAACAGAAAGTTTAGTAAAAATAACACAATCACTTCCTACGGATGTGAAACCTATTTTTTCTACGCAATTAGCAAAACTATATGCTGATAGGCAAATGCAGCTATTGTGGCAAGATGAAACGGCAATTAGCCAATTTCAACAACAATTGGCAGAATTATCCCTTGCTGGGGTTCAGCCTCAATTTGGGGAATGGTTGGCAATACTTGAAAATAACCAGTTAAATGAACTGGGCCGCGACGTTATTTTATCTGATGCCATGCTTGGCTATTTACAGTATTTATCATCAATAGAGGCGAGTGGGCAGTACTGGCTATATACTAATCGGCCATATAAAATTATTGCTCCAACAACGGCTCAAATGAAACCATGGATAGACGCCGTTGAATCTAATAACCTAAGTAGTTGGGTAAAATCACAGGCACCGAATCATCCAATGTACCTGCCAATGCGCAAGGAAATGTTGAAATTATTGGCGATGCCTGAAGATAACCTAGAAATAGTAGGAACAAAAACATTAAAACCAGGGCAGTCTAGCGATGATGTGGTTATGTTACGTCAAATCTTACAACGTGAAGGGTTACTTGAAGGTGGAAATGTAACCGAAGAAGTTGCGCCTCCTGAAACAATGGCTCAAGTTGCCGAGCTGGCGGTTGAACAAACCGTCGAACCAACAGAACCAAGTGATGCACCTGCAAGTACCGTGTCCAAAGTATATGACCAAGAACTCGTTGATGCTGTAAAAAAATTCCAATTACAATATGGTTTAGAGGCCGACGGTGTAGTTGGAAAAGGCACGCGTGTTTGGTTAAATATGCAGCCAAAACAAAAAGCAGGTTTAATGGCGCTTAATATCCAACGTTTACGTATTATTCCTGCAAGTAGTGGTACAGGAATATTAGTTAATATTCCAGGCTACTCTTTAGATTTCTATTTAAATGACGAAGTCATTTTAGATTCTAAAGTGATTGTTGGTCGTGCTGATCGTAAAACGCCGATCATGAGCAGTGCGCTAAATAACGTGGTAATTAACCCGCCTTGGAGTGTGCCAACCAGTATGGCACGTAAAGATATCGCCCCAAAAGGGAAGCAAGACCCAAGTTATTTTAGTCGAAAAGGCTATACGGTTTATTCTGGTTGGGGGGCTGATTCATATGAAATCAACCCATATGCCATTGACTGGGATAATATTACTCCAGCTAATTTCCCATATCGAATTCGACAAGCTCCTGGCCCAACTAACTCATTAGGGCGCTATAAGTTTAATATGCCGAGTTCAGATGCGATTTATTTACACGATACACCAAACCATAGTTTGTTTAATCGTAATGCACGTGCAATAAGCTCTGGATGTGTGCGTGTGAATAAAGCAAGTGAGTTAGCCAGTATTTTGTTAGGTGATGCAGGTTGGGAACAAAAACGAATTGACGGTGCATTGAAAGAGGGGTCAACACGGTATGTGAATATACCAGATAGAATCCCCGTTTTTCTGTACTACCAAACGGCTTGGGTAGATAAAGACCAACAGCCACAATATCGAGCAGATATTTATCAGTATGATAATTCTATTGATAATGCAGATAAATATTTGCCAATGTTGAAAAAGATTTTACACTAA